In one window of Henckelia pumila isolate YLH828 chromosome 1, ASM3356847v2, whole genome shotgun sequence DNA:
- the LOC140874861 gene encoding zinc finger BED domain-containing protein RICESLEEPER 3-like: MEHNTSKMLSVQESSEIESRNLSKTDLKRQSILAKYKRQKALIFGDGSISELDKYLNEMVEEYSDSFDILGWWKQNYHRFPTLAKIARDVLAIPISTVASESTFSIGGRVLDCFRSSLTLMVVESLICTQDWLRSFPIPINVEESLEDVEKLERDSRSVQSEEDIFLCIIALLHGQVLS, translated from the exons ATGGAGCATAACACCTCAAAAATGTTGTCTGTCCAAGAATCAAGTGAGATTGAGTCTAGAAACTTGAGCAAAACAGatttgaaaagacaatcaatccTTGCAAAATACAAAAGACAAAAGGCACTAATTTTTGGTGATGGGAGTATATCAGAGCTCGACAAGTATCTAAATGAAATGGTTGAGGAGTATTCTGATTCTTTTGATATTTTGGGGTGGTGGAAGCAAAATTATCATAGATTTCCCACATTAGCTAAAATTGCTCGAGATGTTTTGGCCATTCCTATTTCAACAGTAGCTTCTGAATCTACTTTTAGTATCGGTGGTCGAGTACTTGATTGCTTTAGGAGTTCATTGACTCTTATGGTTGTTGAAAGCCTTATTTGTACACAAGATTGGCTGCGTTCTTTTCCAATACCAATCAATGTGGAAGAAAGTTTGGAGGATGTTGAAAAACTTGAAAgag ATTCAAGGTCTGTGCAATCTGAAGAAGatatatttttatgcattattgCACTACTTCATGGCCAAGTTTTGAGCTGA